Proteins from a genomic interval of Pseudodesulfovibrio nedwellii:
- the cimA gene encoding citramalate synthase, with protein MRHVTIYDTTLRDGAQAEELNFTSQDKVRIAHKLDDLGIHYIEGGWPGANPTDQKFFEKIKGHTFTNAKLTAFGSTHFAKTTPENDPNLAGLLAANTSVITIFGKSWDLHATTALGIPLERNLELISNSVRYLNERVDEVIFDAEHFFDGFKHNPEYAIQAIQAAHEAGAARLILCDTNGGSLPSQIAKAMEAVQKALPEAQLGIHAHNDSEVAVANSLEAVRLGATQVQGTINGYGERCGNANLCSVIPNLELKMDIKTIGQSNLPKLLNTSHFVSETGNLRPFMRQPFVGASAFAHKGGIHVSAILKDSRTYEHIPPKSVGNEQRVLLSDQAGKSNILFKAKELGYDLGKNDPTVDKLLKELKQRESMGYEYSVADASFELILQEALGKPLNYFHFQNFFVVDAKREEDPEPFTEATVIIEVKGQQEHTAATGMGPVNALDRALRKGLERFYPELSAIRLLDFKVRVLSGAVRDTGGTASFVRVLVETGDQTDRWTTMGVSHNIIEASWQAVVDAINYKLFKDDSRRSKKS; from the coding sequence ATGAGACACGTAACTATTTATGACACGACTTTACGCGATGGAGCACAAGCAGAGGAACTGAATTTCACTTCTCAAGACAAGGTCCGCATTGCCCACAAGCTGGACGACTTGGGAATACATTATATAGAGGGAGGCTGGCCCGGAGCCAACCCAACTGATCAAAAATTCTTTGAAAAAATCAAAGGACATACCTTTACAAATGCCAAATTGACGGCATTTGGTTCGACGCATTTCGCCAAGACTACTCCAGAAAATGACCCCAACCTCGCAGGCTTATTGGCCGCAAACACGTCGGTCATAACCATTTTCGGAAAATCCTGGGACCTACATGCAACAACTGCGCTTGGTATTCCTCTGGAACGCAACCTTGAATTGATCTCCAACAGCGTCCGCTATCTCAATGAACGGGTGGACGAGGTTATCTTTGATGCCGAGCACTTCTTTGACGGCTTCAAACACAACCCGGAATATGCAATTCAGGCCATTCAGGCCGCTCACGAAGCCGGAGCTGCACGACTCATCCTGTGTGACACCAACGGTGGCTCTCTTCCATCCCAAATAGCTAAAGCCATGGAGGCCGTCCAAAAGGCCCTGCCTGAAGCCCAACTAGGCATCCATGCCCACAATGACTCGGAAGTCGCCGTTGCCAACTCCCTTGAAGCTGTCCGGCTCGGCGCGACACAAGTTCAGGGAACCATCAATGGCTATGGAGAACGGTGCGGTAATGCGAACCTCTGCTCTGTCATCCCCAACCTTGAACTCAAAATGGATATCAAAACAATCGGGCAAAGCAACCTGCCAAAGCTCTTGAACACATCCCACTTCGTCAGTGAGACCGGAAACCTGCGCCCCTTCATGCGCCAACCTTTTGTTGGTGCCTCAGCCTTTGCCCATAAAGGCGGCATCCATGTGTCCGCTATCCTCAAGGATTCCAGAACCTACGAACATATTCCGCCAAAATCAGTTGGTAACGAACAACGCGTTTTGCTTTCGGATCAGGCGGGTAAATCCAATATCCTGTTCAAAGCCAAAGAGCTTGGTTACGACCTTGGCAAAAACGACCCCACCGTGGACAAGCTACTCAAGGAACTCAAACAACGTGAAAGCATGGGCTACGAATATTCCGTGGCTGATGCTTCCTTTGAGTTAATCTTGCAGGAAGCCTTGGGCAAGCCGCTCAACTACTTCCATTTCCAAAACTTCTTCGTGGTTGACGCTAAACGCGAAGAAGATCCCGAACCTTTCACCGAGGCAACTGTCATCATTGAAGTTAAAGGGCAACAGGAACACACCGCTGCCACCGGCATGGGACCGGTTAACGCCCTTGACCGTGCCTTACGCAAAGGCCTTGAACGTTTCTACCCCGAACTAAGTGCCATCCGTCTGCTTGACTTCAAAGTACGCGTCTTATCCGGTGCTGTCCGCGATACTGGCGGCACGGCATCTTTTGTTCGAGTACTGGTGGAGACTGGCGACCAAACTGACCGCTGGACCACCATGGGTGTTTCCCACAATATTATCGAAGCAAGTTGGCAAGCCGTCGTCGACGCCATTAATTACAAGCTTTTCAAAGATGACTCTCGGCGTTCAAAAAAATCCTGA
- a CDS encoding aspartate kinase: MNIVVQKFGGTSVRNLECQRQVMQKVLRPYREGNKVIVVLSAMSGETNRLLDLAKEWTDTPDPAEVDSLVSTGEQVSSALFAMLLKQQGVKCRSVLGFQAPVKTNGAHGKARIVDIDEQKLKAMLQEYDILVMAGFQGCDDDMRITTLGRGGSDTSAVALAAAIDADVCEIYTDVPGVFTTDPNMCTDARKIDKIAYDEMLEMASMGAKVLQIRSVEFAKKYNVTVHVRSTFSDEPGTIVTQEDEIMESVLVSGIAYDKDQAQITLVHVQDNPGVSAQIFSPLAEQKILVDMIVQNPSKDGLTDMTFTVPRSDVDATLKTLSKLQYEIGYEELTHNLNVSKISIIGVGMRNHSGVASRAFQALADENVNILMISTSEIKVTCLIDDKYTELAVRTLHKAFSLEEGKHIE, translated from the coding sequence ATGAACATCGTCGTACAGAAATTTGGCGGCACTTCGGTCCGCAACCTTGAATGCCAACGTCAGGTCATGCAAAAAGTCCTTCGCCCTTATCGTGAAGGGAATAAAGTCATCGTGGTTCTCTCGGCCATGTCCGGTGAAACCAACAGACTCCTCGACCTCGCTAAAGAATGGACAGACACTCCCGACCCGGCAGAAGTAGATTCCCTCGTCTCGACCGGCGAACAGGTCTCAAGCGCACTCTTTGCAATGCTACTCAAGCAACAGGGCGTCAAATGCCGCTCTGTCTTAGGCTTCCAGGCTCCTGTCAAAACCAACGGAGCCCATGGAAAAGCCCGCATCGTGGATATTGATGAGCAAAAACTCAAAGCGATGCTCCAAGAGTATGACATATTGGTCATGGCTGGCTTTCAGGGATGTGATGACGATATGCGCATCACCACTCTCGGTCGAGGCGGCTCCGACACCTCAGCTGTGGCTCTGGCTGCCGCCATTGATGCTGATGTTTGCGAAATTTACACCGATGTTCCGGGTGTATTCACTACTGACCCGAACATGTGCACGGATGCACGGAAAATCGATAAGATTGCCTATGATGAAATGTTGGAAATGGCCAGCATGGGCGCCAAAGTACTCCAGATCCGTTCCGTTGAATTTGCCAAAAAATATAATGTAACAGTTCATGTCCGCTCCACTTTTTCCGATGAGCCGGGCACTATAGTCACTCAGGAGGATGAAATCATGGAATCCGTTCTCGTTTCCGGAATCGCATACGACAAGGATCAGGCTCAGATCACGCTGGTACACGTTCAGGATAACCCCGGTGTGTCCGCACAAATTTTCTCCCCCTTGGCCGAACAAAAAATTCTTGTTGATATGATTGTCCAGAATCCGAGTAAAGACGGCTTGACCGACATGACTTTCACCGTTCCACGTTCAGATGTGGATGCAACCCTCAAGACTCTCTCCAAACTCCAATATGAAATAGGTTACGAAGAGCTAACACATAACCTTAACGTCTCAAAAATCTCGATTATCGGCGTCGGCATGCGAAATCACTCTGGAGTCGCCTCACGGGCATTCCAAGCGCTTGCCGATGAGAACGTAAACATCCTGATGATCAGCACATCCGAGATCAAGGTCACCTGCCTGATCGACGATAAGTACACCGAACTGGCCGTACGCACACTCCATAAAGCCTTCAGCTTGGAGGAAGGCAAACACATAGAGTAA
- the tsaE gene encoding tRNA (adenosine(37)-N6)-threonylcarbamoyltransferase complex ATPase subunit type 1 TsaE, producing the protein MDVEIYLPDTEATLDLGIFLANAIKKVPNPPSLLLQGDLGSGKTTVVRGFVESLPGSEMAEVSSPSFNIFNLYPTTPPVAHFDLYRLEGMPPDDSLFEQLEDPETITIIEWIQFLDRELWPEEALFFQWSPSKTGRNLKLRAMGETASKIVKAVAQKREQQ; encoded by the coding sequence ATGGATGTAGAAATCTACCTCCCAGACACGGAAGCGACCCTTGATTTGGGCATATTTTTGGCAAATGCCATAAAAAAAGTCCCCAATCCCCCCTCATTACTCTTGCAAGGCGACCTCGGTTCAGGCAAAACCACGGTGGTCAGAGGATTCGTGGAATCCCTGCCTGGCTCGGAAATGGCGGAAGTTTCCAGCCCGAGTTTCAATATTTTCAATCTGTACCCCACGACACCGCCCGTGGCGCACTTTGATTTGTACAGATTGGAAGGAATGCCTCCGGATGACTCCCTGTTTGAACAGTTGGAAGACCCGGAAACCATCACGATCATTGAATGGATTCAATTCCTTGACCGTGAACTCTGGCCCGAAGAGGCTCTATTTTTCCAATGGTCCCCTTCAAAAACCGGACGAAATCTAAAACTCCGTGCAATGGGTGAAACGGCATCAAAAATAGTCAAAGCCGTGGCACAGAAAAGAGAACAGCAATAG
- a CDS encoding CBS domain-containing protein, producing the protein MLTAKDIMTTECITLTPDTEIATAAKALLENKINGAPVVEDGAVVGVLCQADLVAQQKKITLPSFFTLLDGVFPLSSHEELEREMTKISATKVAEAMTPAPTFISPETTIEDIATMMANEKLYTLPVIENEKLVGVVGKEDVLKTLLKA; encoded by the coding sequence ATGCTGACAGCCAAAGACATCATGACCACGGAATGCATCACTCTGACCCCTGACACCGAAATAGCCACAGCAGCCAAAGCCTTGTTGGAAAACAAAATCAACGGCGCCCCCGTCGTAGAAGACGGTGCGGTTGTTGGTGTACTCTGCCAGGCCGACCTTGTGGCACAACAAAAAAAGATAACCCTGCCCTCCTTCTTCACGCTACTCGACGGAGTTTTTCCGCTTTCCTCTCATGAAGAACTGGAACGAGAAATGACAAAAATTTCAGCAACCAAAGTCGCTGAAGCCATGACGCCGGCTCCCACATTCATCTCCCCTGAGACAACTATCGAAGATATTGCCACTATGATGGCCAACGAAAAGCTCTATACCCTGCCGGTCATCGAAAACGAAAAACTCGTTGGCGTTGTCGGCAAAGAAGACGTCCTTAAAACACTCTTGAAGGCATAG